One segment of Candidatus Fokinia solitaria DNA contains the following:
- the queA gene encoding tRNA preQ1(34) S-adenosylmethionine ribosyltransferase-isomerase QueA, translating to MNIATEEFYFHLPQELIARYPVTPRDSSKLLYMNKTGVLQDLSFKDVVKLLKKNDVLVLNDTKVIPSMLKCSTKDSNTRVRIDILKHYHDHDILYCNALVTPRKHCRPNTILQCISNKNTTLELSVEDIQQNIVTLKVHSSKSFHDIMREYGNVPLPPYILKARSAHNIIEKQETDKDNYQTVYAKYDGSIAAPTAGLHFTDTLLAEISKIGVKICYITLHVGLGTFLPINTSLLNEHKMHEETFEVTQETIDILRNAKENHSRIVAVGTTSIRVLEHIALRNISTASIGTTDIFISPGYKFKTVNSIITNFHMSKSTPLVLVCAAAGKEQIFNMYKHAIDGKYRMLSYGDACMIDVVTNE from the coding sequence ATGAATATTGCAACTGAAGAATTTTACTTCCATTTACCGCAAGAACTCATAGCTCGATACCCTGTGACACCAAGGGATAGCTCGAAGCTACTATACATGAATAAAACAGGAGTATTGCAAGATTTATCTTTTAAAGATGTAGTAAAATTACTCAAAAAAAATGATGTATTGGTACTGAATGATACAAAGGTAATTCCTAGCATGCTTAAGTGCAGTACTAAGGATAGCAACACACGAGTAAGAATCGACATACTAAAACATTATCACGATCACGATATATTATATTGCAACGCACTTGTAACACCGAGAAAACATTGTCGACCAAATACAATACTGCAATGCATAAGTAATAAAAATACTACTCTTGAACTCTCCGTAGAAGATATTCAACAAAATATAGTCACTCTCAAAGTACATAGTAGTAAAAGCTTCCATGACATCATGAGAGAATACGGCAACGTTCCTCTGCCGCCATACATACTCAAAGCTCGTTCCGCACATAATATAATCGAAAAACAAGAAACAGATAAAGATAACTACCAAACAGTATATGCAAAATACGACGGCTCCATCGCTGCGCCTACCGCAGGCTTACACTTCACTGACACACTACTTGCAGAAATATCCAAAATAGGAGTAAAAATATGCTATATCACATTACACGTAGGATTAGGCACTTTCTTACCGATTAATACATCGCTACTAAACGAGCATAAAATGCACGAAGAAACATTCGAAGTCACTCAAGAGACAATCGATATACTACGAAATGCAAAGGAAAATCACTCAAGAATCGTAGCAGTTGGAACAACAAGTATAAGAGTTCTAGAGCACATCGCATTGCGCAATATATCAACTGCAAGTATCGGTACAACAGATATTTTCATTTCCCCTGGATATAAGTTCAAAACAGTAAACTCCATCATAACCAATTTTCATATGAGTAAGAGTACTCCTCTTGTGCTGGTGTGCGCTGCAGCAGGAAAAGAACAAATCTTCAACATGTATAAACATGCTATTGATGGTAAATACAGAATGCTGAGTTATGGAGACGCATGCATGATAGATGTTGTGACGAATGAATAA